The Roseibaca calidilacus genome has a window encoding:
- a CDS encoding ATP-binding protein, which produces MNDDALTRIAEALERLSPPPGRAPDLDSAEAFVWHTGPDRLHPVAQVNRVDLDLLVGIGRARDTLLANTLQFARGLPANNALLWGARGMGKSSLVKAVHGAVTAQLPDSGLKLVEIQREDLPSIGRLLDLLRVADGRFILFCDDLSFSHDDQHYKSLKAVLDGGVEGRPDNVVLYATSNRRHLMPRDMIENERSSAISPSEAVEEKVSLSDRFGLWLGFHACDQDDFLAMIEGYCAAYGLTIDPARLRAEAIEWQATRGSRSGRVAWQFFTDLAGREGVSLTR; this is translated from the coding sequence ATGAATGACGACGCCCTGACGCGGATTGCCGAGGCGCTGGAGCGTCTGTCGCCCCCGCCCGGACGCGCGCCTGATCTGGACAGCGCCGAAGCTTTCGTCTGGCATACGGGGCCGGACAGGCTGCACCCCGTGGCACAGGTCAACCGCGTGGATCTGGATCTGCTGGTCGGCATTGGCCGCGCCCGCGACACCCTTTTGGCAAACACGCTGCAATTCGCACGCGGCTTGCCTGCGAATAATGCGCTGCTTTGGGGCGCGCGCGGGATGGGGAAATCGTCGCTGGTCAAAGCCGTGCATGGCGCGGTTACCGCGCAATTGCCGGATAGCGGGCTGAAACTGGTGGAAATCCAGCGCGAGGACCTGCCCAGCATCGGCCGCTTGCTGGACCTGCTGCGCGTGGCCGATGGCCGGTTCATCCTGTTTTGCGACGATCTGTCTTTTAGCCATGATGACCAGCATTACAAATCGCTGAAAGCGGTGCTGGACGGGGGCGTCGAGGGGCGGCCCGACAATGTGGTGCTGTATGCCACGTCGAACCGCCGTCACCTGATGCCGCGTGACATGATCGAGAATGAACGTTCATCCGCGATCTCGCCATCCGAGGCGGTGGAAGAAAAAGTCTCGCTCTCGGACCGTTTCGGGCTGTGGCTGGGCTTTCATGCCTGCGATCAGGATGATTTCCTTGCCATGATTGAAGGCTATTGCGCGGCCTATGGCCTGACGATTGACCCCGCGCGCCTGCGGGCCGAGGCGATTGAATGGCAAGCGACACGCGGCAGCCGA
- the tatC gene encoding twin-arginine translocase subunit TatC: MSKAQQDDIDDTSAPLIEHLAELRNRLIKSALAFMVGMVLCFTVATPIFNFLTAPLCSALAERGQDCDLIFISPQEGFFVAVKVSFLGGFMLAFPVIATQLWRFVAPGLYRSEQGAFLPFLISSPAMFLLGASFAFYVVTPLAYDFFLGFQQFGASGEAMVEEGAAAPLSVVFQGSAQEYLNLTIRFIVAFGMCFQLPVLLTLMGKAGLVSEAGLKAGRKWAVVGILTLAALVTPPDVITQIILFAVVYGLYEVSIWLVARVEKARNERLRREGLLDDEDEGEEADKA, translated from the coding sequence ATGAGCAAGGCGCAGCAAGACGACATTGACGATACCAGCGCACCGCTGATTGAACATCTGGCAGAGTTGCGCAACCGGCTGATAAAATCGGCGCTGGCCTTCATGGTCGGCATGGTGCTGTGTTTCACCGTTGCCACGCCGATCTTCAATTTTCTGACCGCGCCCTTGTGCAGCGCCTTGGCCGAACGTGGGCAGGATTGTGACCTGATCTTCATCAGCCCGCAAGAAGGGTTCTTCGTGGCGGTCAAAGTGTCATTCTTGGGCGGCTTCATGCTGGCCTTTCCCGTGATCGCGACCCAGCTTTGGCGCTTCGTGGCACCGGGGCTGTATCGGTCTGAACAGGGCGCGTTCCTGCCTTTCCTGATCTCCTCTCCGGCAATGTTCTTGCTGGGGGCCTCTTTTGCGTTCTACGTCGTCACGCCCTTGGCCTATGATTTCTTCCTTGGCTTTCAGCAATTCGGCGCAAGTGGCGAAGCCATGGTCGAAGAAGGCGCGGCGGCACCGTTGTCGGTCGTGTTCCAAGGTTCTGCGCAGGAATACCTGAACCTGACGATCCGCTTTATCGTGGCCTTTGGCATGTGCTTTCAACTGCCGGTGTTGCTGACGCTGATGGGCAAGGCCGGGCTGGTGTCCGAAGCGGGCCTGAAAGCCGGGCGCAAATGGGCCGTGGTTGGCATTCTGACGCTGGCCGCTTTGGTCACGCCGCCCGATGTGATAACCCAGATCATCCTGTTCGCGGTGGTTTACGGGCTATACGAAGTGTCGATCTGGCTGGTCGCCCGCGTGGAAAAGGCCCGCAACGAGCGTTTGCGCCGCGAAGGGCTGCTGGATGACGAGGACGAGGGCGAAGAGGCCGATAAGGCATGA
- the tatB gene encoding Sec-independent protein translocase protein TatB translates to MFDLGWSELLVIGVVALIVVGPKDLPKMFRTLGQMTAKARSMAREFSRAMEDAADQTGVKDVARDLRGMTNPQGMGLDELNQMKNWNPLKDDPKSDKTDDKGAKPSAPGDDEDEIDRIAAEMDSMRSDAAKRAAPKPDPAAAEAQPAPTATPSDTGKRDQTAPSSPKSGTDSST, encoded by the coding sequence ATGTTTGATCTGGGCTGGTCAGAACTTCTGGTCATTGGGGTTGTAGCGCTGATCGTGGTCGGCCCTAAAGACCTGCCCAAAATGTTCCGCACATTGGGTCAGATGACCGCCAAGGCGCGGTCGATGGCGCGCGAATTCAGCCGCGCCATGGAAGATGCGGCCGACCAGACCGGCGTCAAGGACGTGGCGCGCGACCTGCGCGGCATGACCAACCCGCAAGGGATGGGGCTGGATGAGCTGAACCAGATGAAAAACTGGAACCCGCTCAAGGACGACCCGAAATCCGACAAAACGGACGACAAGGGTGCCAAACCCTCTGCCCCCGGCGATGATGAGGACGAAATCGACCGTATCGCCGCCGAGATGGACAGCATGCGCAGTGACGCCGCGAAACGCGCCGCACCCAAGCCAGACCCCGCAGCCGCAGAGGCGCAGCCAGCGCCGACGGCCACGCCGTCCGACACGGGCAAACGTGACCAGACCGCCCCATCCAGCCCCAAGAGCGGCACGGACAGCAGCACATGA
- a CDS encoding twin-arginine translocase TatA/TatE family subunit, with translation MLNNIGPAGFIIIAVVVLVLFGRGKVSALMGEVGKGITSFKKGLKDGTDEIEKKDDDASKTARDITPETDKDNGKDRV, from the coding sequence ATGCTCAACAATATCGGCCCGGCGGGCTTTATCATTATCGCAGTGGTTGTGCTTGTCCTGTTCGGGCGCGGCAAGGTCAGCGCTCTGATGGGCGAAGTCGGCAAGGGCATCACCTCTTTCAAGAAGGGCCTGAAAGACGGCACCGACGAGATCGAGAAAAAGGATGACGACGCGTCCAAGACCGCACGCGACATCACGCCAGAAACCGACAAGGACAACGGCAAGGACCGGGTCTGA
- a CDS encoding GGDEF domain-containing protein, producing the protein MNVAAQNCHDLFPAAGAQPSEMFEADAPAPGHYDTIFYLVRQTIGARHVTIQLDGEPRPPADEHMACLEHPLVTQGRRFGMLRAYAEQFESGASHLLAGFAVLVAEQHALWSEAHLDVLTKALTRRAFMSDLGRAAATFQRSGRQCSLIMFDLDHFKAVNDVHGHAAGDAVLRGVAHVVQAELRRCDILGRLGGEEFGVLVTADHLTALDIAERLRAVIEATVVRDYPQIDFTASLGVASMDAQTDTRDALIALADARLYAAKEGGRNRVQGAEEMMRAFALQAAE; encoded by the coding sequence ATGAATGTTGCCGCGCAAAATTGCCACGACTTGTTCCCCGCCGCCGGGGCGCAGCCGTCCGAAATGTTTGAGGCCGACGCCCCCGCGCCGGGCCATTATGACACGATTTTCTATCTTGTTCGCCAGACCATTGGCGCGCGCCATGTCACGATCCAGCTTGATGGCGAACCGCGCCCGCCCGCTGACGAGCATATGGCGTGCCTTGAACACCCGCTTGTCACCCAAGGCCGCCGATTCGGCATGTTGCGCGCTTACGCCGAACAGTTCGAATCGGGCGCGTCGCACCTGTTGGCGGGTTTTGCCGTGCTGGTGGCCGAACAACATGCGCTGTGGTCCGAAGCCCATCTGGACGTGTTGACAAAGGCGTTGACCCGTCGCGCATTCATGTCGGACCTTGGGCGCGCGGCTGCAACCTTTCAGCGCAGCGGGCGGCAGTGCAGCCTGATCATGTTCGACCTTGACCATTTCAAGGCGGTCAATGACGTGCATGGCCATGCCGCGGGCGATGCGGTGCTGCGCGGCGTGGCGCATGTGGTGCAAGCCGAATTGCGCCGCTGCGACATTCTGGGCCGTCTGGGTGGCGAGGAATTCGGCGTTCTGGTCACAGCCGACCATCTGACGGCGCTGGACATTGCCGAGCGCCTGCGCGCCGTGATCGAGGCGACCGTGGTGCGCGATTACCCCCAGATCGACTTTACCGCCAGCCTTGGCGTGGCCAGCATGGACGCGCAGACCGACACCCGTGATGCCTTGATCGCACTGGCCGATGCGCGGCTTTATGCTGCCAAGGAAGGCGGGCGCAACCGCGTTCAGGGGGCCGAAGAGATGATGCGCGCCTTCGCGCTTCAGGCCGCTGAATAG
- the hflX gene encoding GTPase HflX — protein sequence MIDLTELGGEGGKRLTRAFVLHPELKSKPGSREPEDALAEAMALAHALPGLEVVGGQVVRLPRAHPGQLFGKGKLEELRQALEADEIDLVLIDGPVSPVQQRNLEKAWNVKLLDRTGLILEIFADRAATREGVLQVELAALSYQRTRLVRAWTHLERQRGGLGFVGGPGETQIEADRRAIDEQMTRLRRQLDKVAKTRELHRAARRKVPYPVVALVGYTNAGKSTLFNRLTGANVMAKDMLFATLDPTMRAVRLPTGKDIILSDTVGFISELPTLLVAAFRATLEEVLEADLILHVRDIAHPATAAQAADVAHVLAALGVDDEIPRIDLWNKADQLDEATRLQVDRQAQRAEGVFVGSALTGAGLDALFAAITAQLDDVRHHDTVTVPHSDGRLRAWLYGQGVVESEAQGETETVLSVHWSDRQQARFRALRDRT from the coding sequence GTGATCGACCTGACGGAACTGGGGGGCGAAGGCGGCAAACGTCTGACTCGCGCCTTTGTGCTGCATCCAGAGCTGAAATCGAAACCCGGTTCACGAGAGCCGGAAGATGCCTTGGCCGAAGCCATGGCGCTGGCCCATGCGCTGCCGGGGCTAGAGGTCGTGGGCGGGCAGGTCGTGCGCCTACCGCGCGCCCATCCGGGCCAATTGTTTGGCAAGGGAAAGCTGGAAGAACTGCGCCAAGCGTTGGAAGCGGATGAGATTGATCTGGTCCTGATCGATGGTCCCGTCAGCCCCGTGCAACAGCGCAATCTGGAAAAGGCATGGAACGTCAAACTTCTGGACCGCACCGGGTTGATTCTGGAAATCTTTGCCGATCGCGCGGCCACCCGCGAAGGCGTGTTGCAGGTGGAACTGGCCGCCCTTAGCTACCAGCGCACGCGGCTGGTGCGCGCGTGGACGCACCTTGAACGTCAGCGCGGTGGGCTTGGCTTTGTCGGCGGTCCGGGTGAAACCCAGATAGAGGCCGACCGCCGCGCCATTGACGAGCAGATGACCCGTCTGCGCCGCCAGTTGGACAAGGTTGCCAAAACTCGCGAATTGCACCGCGCCGCGCGGCGCAAGGTGCCCTATCCGGTGGTGGCGCTTGTGGGCTATACCAATGCCGGAAAATCCACGCTGTTCAACCGTTTGACCGGCGCGAATGTCATGGCCAAGGATATGCTCTTTGCCACGCTTGACCCGACCATGCGCGCGGTGCGGTTGCCCACGGGCAAGGATATCATCCTGTCCGACACGGTGGGGTTCATCTCGGAATTGCCGACACTGCTGGTCGCAGCGTTTCGCGCCACGTTGGAAGAGGTGCTGGAAGCAGATCTGATTTTGCATGTCCGCGATATCGCGCATCCCGCGACAGCGGCGCAGGCCGCCGATGTCGCCCATGTGCTTGCCGCTTTGGGCGTGGATGACGAGATCCCGCGCATTGACCTATGGAACAAGGCTGACCAGTTGGATGAAGCGACCCGGTTGCAGGTCGACCGTCAGGCGCAGCGGGCTGAGGGCGTGTTTGTTGGCTCTGCGCTGACCGGGGCAGGGCTGGACGCGCTGTTTGCTGCGATCACGGCACAGCTGGATGACGTGCGCCATCACGATACGGTCACCGTGCCCCATTCTGACGGGCGGTTGCGGGCGTGGCTGTATGGCCAAGGCGTTGTCGAATCCGAAGCGCAAGGCGAAACAGAGACCGTTCTGAGCGTGCATTGGTCTGACCGCCAGCAGGCGCGCTTTCGCGCCTTGCGCGACCGTACCTGA
- the hfq gene encoding RNA chaperone Hfq, translating into MASDKQNLQDAFLNHVRKNKVPVTVFLINGVKLQGVITWFDNFCVLLRRDGQSQLVYKHAISTIMPGQPISLYEGEA; encoded by the coding sequence ATGGCCAGCGATAAGCAAAATCTGCAAGATGCATTTCTGAATCACGTTCGCAAGAACAAGGTGCCGGTTACGGTATTCCTGATTAATGGGGTCAAGCTGCAAGGCGTGATAACCTGGTTCGACAATTTCTGCGTGTTGCTGCGGCGGGACGGGCAAAGCCAGCTTGTCTATAAGCACGCGATTTCGACCATCATGCCGGGCCAGCCGATCTCTCTCTATGAGGGTGAAGCGTAA
- a CDS encoding potassium transporter TrkG yields MKDSARGTIVMAGLMAVTAGAMILPAALGFTLREHESARAFLYSASLLGSLAGLIYLSRRNLQRKPGALSHPFYILTVSYLVIPLFMALPVTEAMPGGLPLFDAWFEMVSAFTTTGASALDSAMPRSLLVWRAMAAWLGGLFVLVYAAALLAPMNMGGYDLLTARSQAIGEVPDWSRKMRATQIGAEAGQADLGRLWSHIRLIAPAYAGVTGLLWVVLSVQGMPPLVALVYAMSTLSTSGIVPHWGAADGIVQEVAIALFLGLALTRRGWPGAVVPQGSGPLWRDDELRVAIWLLVAVTFGLWAVNGADALGAAPAAALAELWGTGFTALSFLGTAGFVSTIGAPEVTAYAGPGGIVLLGLATLGGGIATTAGGLKLLRGFALLWQAKHEAEKLIHPSGMGGDGPRLRGLRSEGAFSAWLFLMVFILTLTALVMALVLLGQPLEDALIFASAAITTTGPLAQIAGPEPLSYAALADPARAVLALGMILGRLELLMLLSVLWPRLGR; encoded by the coding sequence ATGAAAGACAGCGCGCGCGGCACGATTGTCATGGCCGGGTTGATGGCGGTCACAGCCGGGGCAATGATCTTGCCTGCCGCGCTGGGCTTTACCCTGCGTGAGCATGAAAGCGCGCGCGCTTTCCTGTATTCGGCCAGCCTGCTGGGCAGTCTTGCGGGCCTGATCTACCTGTCGCGGCGCAACCTACAGCGCAAACCCGGTGCGCTGTCGCACCCGTTCTACATTCTGACAGTGTCCTACCTTGTCATCCCGCTTTTCATGGCGCTGCCGGTGACAGAGGCGATGCCGGGCGGTTTGCCGCTGTTCGATGCATGGTTCGAAATGGTCTCTGCCTTTACCACCACCGGTGCCAGCGCCTTGGACAGCGCGATGCCGCGCAGCCTGCTTGTCTGGCGCGCGATGGCGGCGTGGTTGGGCGGGTTGTTCGTGCTGGTCTATGCTGCGGCCCTGCTGGCCCCGATGAACATGGGTGGCTATGACCTTTTGACCGCACGCTCCCAAGCCATTGGCGAGGTGCCCGACTGGTCGCGCAAGATGCGCGCTACCCAGATCGGGGCAGAGGCAGGACAGGCCGATCTGGGCCGGCTATGGTCGCATATCCGCCTGATCGCCCCGGCCTATGCGGGTGTGACGGGGCTGTTATGGGTGGTCTTGTCGGTGCAGGGGATGCCGCCTTTGGTGGCGCTGGTCTATGCCATGTCCACCTTGTCCACATCCGGGATCGTGCCACATTGGGGGGCCGCGGACGGGATCGTGCAAGAGGTGGCGATCGCGCTGTTCCTTGGGCTGGCGCTGACCCGGCGCGGCTGGCCCGGTGCGGTGGTGCCGCAAGGCTCTGGCCCGCTCTGGCGCGATGACGAATTGCGCGTGGCGATTTGGCTTTTGGTTGCGGTCACCTTTGGGCTATGGGCTGTCAATGGCGCGGATGCGCTGGGCGCTGCCCCCGCTGCGGCACTGGCGGAACTGTGGGGCACGGGCTTTACCGCGCTGTCGTTTCTTGGAACGGCGGGGTTTGTCAGCACCATCGGCGCGCCCGAGGTGACGGCCTATGCCGGTCCCGGCGGGATCGTGCTGCTGGGGCTTGCAACGCTGGGCGGCGGTATTGCCACCACCGCGGGCGGGCTGAAGCTGCTGCGCGGCTTTGCGCTGCTGTGGCAGGCCAAGCACGAGGCCGAGAAGCTGATTCACCCCTCTGGCATGGGCGGCGACGGGCCGCGCTTGCGCGGGTTGCGCAGCGAAGGCGCGTTTTCCGCATGGCTGTTCCTGATGGTGTTTATCCTGACCCTGACCGCCCTTGTGATGGCGCTGGTCCTGTTGGGCCAGCCGCTGGAAGATGCGCTGATTTTCGCCAGCGCCGCCATAACCACCACCGGCCCTTTGGCGCAGATCGCCGGGCCAGAGCCGTTATCCTACGCAGCCCTTGCCGACCCGGCACGCGCCGTGCTGGCCCTGGGGATGATCCTTGGGCGGCTGGAATTGTTGATGCTGCTATCGGTGCTCTGGCCCCGCTTGGGGCGATAA
- the trkA gene encoding Trk system potassium transporter TrkA — translation MKIIVCGAGQVGWQIARHLSGERNDVTIVDNNPVLVRRATETLDVQGVTGFASYPAVLEQAGVGDADMVIAATYSDEVNMVTCQVAHSVFGVTKKIARLRAQTYLDPKYADLFRREHLPIDVIISPEREVSLAAMKRVAYPSAFDVHEFFDGRALLLGLVLDDKCAVLNTPLRQLSELFPTLRVMVAGVRRAGHMFAPEPEDQLFAGDAVYLLLAADDVSRVFEVFGKEAPRQERVLVIGGGNVGLSVARMLESQPQRVRVKVIERDRARAEAAADALERSIVLHGDAMDSDLLEEARISNTDAVVLLTDDDRTNLLAAVRAKSMGARMAISLVNDPGMVSLADAMGVDAYINPRALTVSSILRHIRHGLVRSVYMLGDREAEVIEAKVLGTSQIAGRAVRDIAFPEGALLIGVQRAGKFMKPNSSMVLQEGDLVVIFALTEDVPKVDALLQVSFEHF, via the coding sequence ATGAAGATCATCGTATGCGGCGCAGGGCAGGTGGGGTGGCAGATTGCGCGCCACCTGTCGGGCGAACGCAATGACGTCACCATTGTCGACAACAACCCCGTGCTGGTCCGCCGCGCGACCGAAACGCTGGATGTGCAGGGCGTGACGGGCTTTGCCAGCTACCCCGCCGTTCTGGAACAGGCCGGCGTGGGCGATGCCGATATGGTCATTGCCGCGACCTATTCGGACGAGGTGAACATGGTCACATGTCAGGTCGCGCATAGCGTCTTTGGTGTGACCAAGAAAATCGCGCGGCTGCGGGCCCAGACCTATCTGGACCCGAAATATGCCGACCTGTTCCGGCGCGAGCATTTGCCCATCGATGTTATCATCAGCCCCGAACGCGAAGTGTCGCTGGCGGCCATGAAGCGCGTGGCCTATCCGTCGGCCTTTGATGTGCACGAGTTCTTCGACGGGCGCGCGCTGCTTTTGGGGCTGGTGCTGGATGACAAATGCGCGGTGCTCAACACGCCGTTGCGGCAGTTGTCGGAACTATTTCCGACCTTGCGCGTGATGGTGGCGGGGGTGCGCCGGGCAGGCCATATGTTTGCTCCCGAACCCGAGGATCAGCTTTTCGCGGGCGATGCGGTGTATCTGCTGCTGGCGGCCGATGATGTGTCGCGCGTGTTCGAAGTGTTCGGCAAGGAAGCCCCCCGGCAGGAACGCGTGCTGGTCATTGGCGGCGGCAATGTCGGGCTGTCGGTGGCGCGGATGCTGGAAAGCCAGCCCCAGCGCGTGCGGGTCAAGGTTATCGAACGCGACCGCGCCCGCGCCGAGGCGGCAGCCGATGCGCTGGAACGTTCCATCGTGCTGCATGGCGATGCAATGGATTCCGACCTGCTGGAAGAGGCGCGCATCTCGAACACCGATGCCGTGGTCTTGCTGACCGATGACGACCGCACCAACCTGCTGGCGGCGGTGCGCGCCAAAAGCATGGGCGCGCGCATGGCGATTTCGCTGGTCAATGATCCGGGCATGGTGTCGCTGGCCGATGCCATGGGCGTGGATGCCTATATCAACCCGCGCGCGCTGACCGTCAGTTCCATTTTGCGCCATATCCGGCACGGGCTTGTGCGCTCGGTCTACATGCTGGGCGACCGAGAGGCCGAGGTGATCGAGGCCAAGGTGCTGGGCACATCGCAGATCGCAGGCCGGGCGGTGCGCGACATTGCCTTTCCCGAAGGCGCGCTGTTGATCGGGGTGCAACGTGCCGGGAAGTTCATGAAACCCAATAGCAGCATGGTCCTGCAAGAGGGCGATCTGGTGGTGATCTTTGCCCTGACCGAAGATGTGCCAAAGGTGGATGCTTTGTTGCAGGTTTCCTTCGAGCATTTCTGA
- a CDS encoding sigma-54-dependent transcriptional regulator yields the protein MGDILIVDDERDIRELISEILQDEGFKTRLAANSDQAMAAVNSDPPALMILDIWLKDSKMDGIDILMSVKRSNPDIPIVIISGHGNVEIAVAAIKQGAYDFIEKPFNIDKLLVVIGRAMEASRLRRENQDLKRRDVGSAQLLGESTAYRALFGQLEKVTGSNARLMFTGPPGCGKEAAARYVHENSERASGPFVTVTSASVEPERMEEVLFGREGPDRGVEPGLLEQAHGGVIFFDEVADMPLGTQSKLLRVLVEQQFIRTGGADKVRVDLRVMSATTQDLSARVREGLFRQELYDRLNVVPIRVPGLEERREDIPLLAEHFIDMLHAAQGLPRRTLDDAARAHLQTLSWPGNIRQLRNMIERALILGDAGRPIEVADLQADSVPEESGRGLMLSGSLATLPLREARELFEREYLLAQINRFGGNISRTASFVGMERSALHRKLKSLGVNTARLSAKG from the coding sequence ATGGGTGATATTCTGATCGTCGATGATGAACGCGACATTCGCGAACTGATTTCGGAAATCCTGCAAGATGAAGGGTTCAAAACCCGGCTTGCGGCCAATTCCGATCAGGCGATGGCAGCGGTGAATTCCGACCCGCCCGCGCTGATGATCCTCGATATCTGGTTGAAGGACAGTAAGATGGACGGGATCGACATTCTGATGTCGGTCAAGCGGTCGAACCCGGATATTCCCATTGTCATCATCTCGGGCCATGGCAATGTGGAAATCGCTGTCGCCGCGATCAAGCAGGGCGCTTATGATTTCATCGAAAAGCCCTTCAACATTGACAAGCTGCTGGTGGTGATCGGGCGCGCGATGGAAGCCTCGCGGCTGCGGCGCGAAAATCAGGACCTGAAGCGCCGCGATGTTGGATCGGCGCAGCTTTTGGGCGAATCGACCGCCTACCGGGCCTTGTTCGGCCAATTGGAAAAGGTCACGGGGTCGAATGCGCGGCTGATGTTCACAGGCCCCCCCGGCTGCGGCAAAGAGGCCGCCGCCCGCTATGTGCATGAAAATTCCGAGCGCGCCTCTGGCCCCTTCGTGACGGTGACATCGGCATCGGTCGAACCCGAACGCATGGAAGAGGTTCTGTTCGGCCGCGAAGGCCCCGATCGCGGGGTGGAACCGGGGTTGCTGGAACAGGCGCATGGCGGGGTGATCTTCTTTGACGAGGTCGCGGATATGCCGCTTGGCACGCAGTCCAAGCTGTTGCGGGTGCTGGTGGAGCAGCAATTCATCCGCACCGGCGGGGCCGACAAGGTGCGGGTTGACCTGCGGGTGATGTCAGCCACGACCCAAGACCTAAGCGCACGGGTGCGAGAGGGCTTGTTCCGGCAGGAACTGTATGACCGGCTGAACGTGGTGCCGATCCGCGTGCCGGGGCTGGAAGAACGGCGCGAGGATATCCCGCTGCTGGCCGAGCATTTCATCGACATGCTGCACGCCGCGCAAGGCTTGCCGCGCCGCACGCTGGACGACGCAGCGCGCGCGCATCTGCAAACCCTGTCTTGGCCGGGCAATATCCGCCAATTGCGCAACATGATCGAACGCGCGCTGATCCTTGGCGATGCGGGCCGCCCGATCGAGGTGGCCGATCTTCAGGCCGACAGCGTACCCGAGGAGTCGGGGCGCGGCCTGATGCTGTCGGGATCGTTGGCCACCTTGCCGCTGCGCGAAGCGCGCGAATTGTTCGAGCGCGAATACCTGTTGGCGCAGATCAACCGCTTTGGCGGCAATATCAGCCGGACCGCCAGTTTTGTCGGCATGGAACGGTCGGCGCTGCACCGCAAGTTGAAATCGCTTGGCGTGAACACGGCGCGCTTGTCGGCAAAGGGGTAA